Genomic window (uncultured Flavobacterium sp.):
TTGTTTCATGTTTTCTTTGTTTCATGTTTCAAGTTAATTTAGATTACGCAAATTCTAGAACTTGAAACTTCAAACCTGAAACTTGAAACTTTTATTCATTTCTGGTTTCAAGTTGTTGGCATTAACACTTTGTTTAGAAAAAACTTGAAACAAAGAAAACCTTAACTTGAAACTCTTAAAAAATTATCCTTATTTTTGAAGAAATTTTAGCAAATATACAGCAATAAATGAAGAATACTTCCCTTGAATTTGATAATGTAATTACGGTTTGCCGCACTTTATATATCAATAAAATGAAAGATTATGGCAGTGCATGGCGTATTTTAAGATTACCATCATTGACCGATCAAATTTTCATAAAAGCACAAAGAATTAGAAGTTTACAGGAAAACGAAGTCCGTAAAATTGATGAAGATGAAAAAGGAGAATTCATCGGAATCATTAATTATTCGATTATGGCTTTAATTCAGTTAGAATTGGGTGTTGCTGAGCAACCTGATTTAGACGTTGAAAAAGCTACTGAATTATATGATGCTAAAGTTAAACTGACCAAAGAGTTAATGGAAGCCAAAAATCATGATTATGGTGAGGCTTGGCGTGACATGCGTGTAAGTTCATTGACTGATTTGATTTTGCAAAAGATACTTCGCGTAAAGCAAATTGAAGATAATAAAGGTAAAACTTTAGTTTCTGAAGGTATAGACGCCAATTATCAGGATATGATTAATTATTCTGTTTTTGCACTCATCCTAAATCCATTAAAATAATATTCCGTCACGAATTACACCAATTTGCACTAATTAATTCGTGAAAATTGGTGTAATTCGTGGCAAATAAAAACATTTTAAAATAACTTCCATGAAAAACATCATTACCCAATTCTCAAGATTATTTGTCGGTGTACTATTTATCATTTCAGGATTAATTAAATTAAATGATCCGGTTGGATTCTCTTATAAATTAGCCGAATATTTTAGTGAGCCGGTTTTCAACATGCCATTTTTAGAGCCATTAGCTTTAGGATTAGCTATCTTTCTGGTAATTTTAGAAGTCGTTTTAGGTGTAATGTTATTGGTTGGATACAAATCAAAATTGACCATTTGGGCTTTATTGCTTTTAATTGTTTTCTTCACGTTCCTTACCTTCTACTCTGCTTATTTTGATGTAGTAAAAGATTGTGGATGTTTTGGAGACGCTTTACACTTAACACCTTGGCAATCATTCACAAAAGATATTGTTTTATTATTCTTTATTCTGATTTTATTCATCAATAAAAAATTAGTAAAACCTTTATTTTCAAAAATGGTAACCAATTTAGTTACGCTTCTTGCTATAATTTTATGTGTTTTTATGGCAGTTTGGGTATTAAATCATAATCCCATAAAAGATTTCCGTCCGTATAAAGTTGGAACAAACATCGAGAAAGGAATGGAAATTCCAGAAGGTGCTCCAAAATCTGTAGTCGAAATGATTTTTATCTACAAAGTAAACGGAGTTGATAAAGAATTCTCTGAAAAAGATTTAATGAACATCCCGGAAGGTGCAACATTTGTAGACAGAAAAGACAAAGTTATCACTGAAGGTTATATACCGCCTATTCACGATTTTACGATGGTAAAAGACGATTCTGACTATAAAGCTGAATTACTAAAAGAACCTAAATTACTTGTTTTTGTAACTTATGATTTGGCTTTATCAAATCCTGACGGAATGAAAAAGTTAGAAGGTTTAAGCAAAGAAGCTAAAACAAAAGGATATAAAGTAATTGCAATGACGGCTTCCGGAGCGGATGAAATTGCAAAAGCAAAAAAACAATACGGCTTAGATGTTGACTTTTATTTCTGTGATGCAACAGCTTTAAAAACGATTGAAAGAGCAAACCCTAGTATTGTAGTTTTACAAAACGGAACTATTATTCAAAAAGTACATTATAACGATGTTGATGATTTAAAATTATCTGATGTAGCTTACGGTATTTAAAAGCCTAAACAAAATAATTTTACTAAACGCCAATATTCTTTTTTAGATTTATTGGCGTTTTTTGAATAAACAATTAACCAATAAGAAATATGAGTGCAAAACTAAAAAATGAATTGACTACCAAGTTTTCACAAAATCTTTATCTTTTTTCATTTATATTCTTTTTAATTCTTTATGCCATCTGTGATTTTAATTTTTACGAAACTGATGGTGTACATTTGATTCCTCTTCATATCCTGGCATTAATTGCAGGTGTTATTTTTGAAAGTAAAAAAATTACAAAAACGTGGACAACATCTGTTTTAATAGGAATCATTTCTTTTATTTTTACTTTTTCTTTAGGTCTTTTTTTATATCACATCTCGCCCAATTCAAAATTTGATTTCATGCTTATTTTAAATCTAAGCATTTTAGCTTGGCCTATTGCTTTCTTTATTTTATATGTTATTTTTTCACGAATATTTAATGAAAGAAGAATTGTTCCCCAATTGACAGAAGGTATAACCCTAATGCTTTCTATATCAATGATTTATTGGGTTATAGATAATGGTTTGGTAAGATTTGATAATATCATCTCACAAACATTAATTATTATTGGAATTTCACTTTCCTTATTTTCTTTTTATAATGCTTTTAGTAAAGTTTTTTTATCTGATACTAAAAAACTAATCCTAAGCATCTGGAGTTCGATAATTATGATATTTTTTGCTATCGATAATTTATGTGGGATTTTTAAAAATGGCAACGCTGTAAGTACTAATGAATTAATACAAGGAACTTATATTGCAATTCAATATTTTCTTTTAGGCATTTCAAGTATTTACATGATTCAGAATTTTATGATGCTTATTGGTTTTCTGCCAAGTTGGAAAATATTCTTCTTTATAAAATATTCTGACAAAATAAGTGAACTCAAAAATGAACACATCAATAGATATTCAGATACACAGGTAAGCAAATCAGATTCTGTGTTCTGTATCCTTATTGTTAGTACTATTTACTTTTTTAATTATTATTATAAACTAGTTCCTAGACAATTTATAATCTGGTTAACTTTTGTAACATTCCCATTTCTTTTAATGACGTATAATCATTTTCTAAAAAAGAAAAAATAAACTTATTTTCTATTTTTGCGACGCAACATCTTTAAAACCGGTTGAAAGAGCAAATCCGAGTATTGTGGTTTTACATAAAGGAACTATCGTTCAAAAAGTGCATTAAAATGATGTCGATGATTTGAAATTATCTGATGTAGCTTACGGTATTTAAAAACCAAAACAAATAATTTTACTAAACGCCAATATTCTATTCTAGAAATATTGGTGTTTTTATTTCGTAAGAAAAATAATAAATCCAATTAATTGTTTGTTTATATTTGGTTTGAAAATTATCCAAAATCAATTTAAATTATGACCCGATTCTTAAGAGTTGCTATTCTGCTATTTATTACTTTTTTTAGTATTCAAGTTTCTGCTCAAACCAACAAAGACCAGCGTTATATCTATTTTCTGCACAATGGTTTTATCGAACAAAATGATTTGAGTGTTGCACATCCGGAATATGGAAAGGCCGAATACAACGAAATCTTAGCTTCTTTCAGAAAAGATAATTTTATTGTATTTAGCGAAATCAGAAAGAAAAATACTGATGCATACGATTACGCAAAAAAAATAACGGTACAAATTAAAAAACTGCTTAAAAAAGGCGTTTCTCCAAATAAAATTACTGTAATAGGAACTTCAAAAGGTGGTTATATTGCACAATTTGTTTCAACTTTTTTAGCAAATCCAGATGTGAATTTTGTTTTTATCGGATGTTTTATGGACAATGATATCGAGAAAATTCCGGAGATTAATTTCTGCGGAAACATTTTGACTATTTATGAAAAATCAGATATTTACGGCGTTGATGCCAGCAAACGAAAAGAAACTTCGAAACTTAAAATAAATCATTTTAAACAAATTGAATTGCATACTAACCTGAAACATGGCTTTTTATACAAAGCTTCAGACGAATGGATTGTTCCTTGTAAAAAATGGG
Coding sequences:
- a CDS encoding DUF1599 domain-containing protein, translating into MKNTSLEFDNVITVCRTLYINKMKDYGSAWRILRLPSLTDQIFIKAQRIRSLQENEVRKIDEDEKGEFIGIINYSIMALIQLELGVAEQPDLDVEKATELYDAKVKLTKELMEAKNHDYGEAWRDMRVSSLTDLILQKILRVKQIEDNKGKTLVSEGIDANYQDMINYSVFALILNPLK
- a CDS encoding BT_3928 family protein; translated protein: MKNIITQFSRLFVGVLFIISGLIKLNDPVGFSYKLAEYFSEPVFNMPFLEPLALGLAIFLVILEVVLGVMLLVGYKSKLTIWALLLLIVFFTFLTFYSAYFDVVKDCGCFGDALHLTPWQSFTKDIVLLFFILILFINKKLVKPLFSKMVTNLVTLLAIILCVFMAVWVLNHNPIKDFRPYKVGTNIEKGMEIPEGAPKSVVEMIFIYKVNGVDKEFSEKDLMNIPEGATFVDRKDKVITEGYIPPIHDFTMVKDDSDYKAELLKEPKLLVFVTYDLALSNPDGMKKLEGLSKEAKTKGYKVIAMTASGADEIAKAKKQYGLDVDFYFCDATALKTIERANPSIVVLQNGTIIQKVHYNDVDDLKLSDVAYGI
- a CDS encoding dienelactone hydrolase family protein, which produces MTRFLRVAILLFITFFSIQVSAQTNKDQRYIYFLHNGFIEQNDLSVAHPEYGKAEYNEILASFRKDNFIVFSEIRKKNTDAYDYAKKITVQIKKLLKKGVSPNKITVIGTSKGGYIAQFVSTFLANPDVNFVFIGCFMDNDIEKIPEINFCGNILTIYEKSDIYGVDASKRKETSKLKINHFKQIELHTNLKHGFLYKASDEWIVPCKKWANGNL